DNA from Homo sapiens chromosome 1, GRCh38.p14 Primary Assembly:
ATGCCACAGTAGTGAAGTTGTGCTATAAAAACCATCTTAATCATGGCAGTCATGAGTCCACAGAACCAGCATCCTCCAGCCAGTGTGCCACAGAGCTGGTTGGTCATGATGACTGGGTAGCGTAGTGGATTACAAATGGCTACATAGCGGTCAAAGGCCATGATAGCAAGAAGGATGTACTCAGTGCAGACAAAGGTCACAAAAAAGTAAAGTTGAGTCATGCAGCCATTGAAGGAAATACTCTTGTCATGACTGAGGAAGTCAACAAGCATCTTGGGGCTGATGACTGTGACATACCACATCTCCAGGAAGGAGAGGTGGCTCAAGAAGAAGTACATGGGCTTATGCAGCTGCCCATCACTGTGGATAGCTAAGATGATAAGAAGATTCTCCAGCAGTGTCAGCAGATAGGTTGccaggaaaatggagaaaaagagaagctgGAAGGCTGGTCGTGTTGGAAACCCCAGAAGAATGAAACGTGTTGTCACTGTATGATTATCTACTTCCAGAATTATGGTGGTCATGACTGGCTGTGGGCACAGACAAAGTCAGTTCCTTCCATGACACAAGCACTAGTCTATGGTTATTTGTATTGATAGAGCCCACCACCAGCAAATTTATCACAATAGGAGGTTTCTGCTTTTTTATCTTACTGCCTCTTGAATTATGAAGAGAACCAAAGCTTTTGAGAAAAGATGGAATTTAGGGAGCTtatattttaacttgttttcagattttctcaagagcagtaacttgtccaaggtcatacaaaATAGAGTTTATAACTTTCTAAATCCCAGTTCTGTGCTTTACCAATATATCACTTTTGGGCACATAAATGGTCTCCAGACCACCCTTTCACTACAGGCAAAACATCCCCATCTGCTGAatatggagaagagaaagaaggcccAACTACCCATTCTCTAGGGGCAATTTGGGTGACTCTGGAGTGGTTGCATGACCccacttatctgtaaaatggagagaacGTTCTTGCTTGTGTCTAACAATGTGCTTAAGCTTGAATGAAGCAATAGTTGAGCATACCCACAGGATTAACAGCAAAATCAGGTTTGATGCAATTATTCACCAGCTTTTCAGAGAACAAAATTGAATGGATAACATGAAGGGTAATAGTTTCTTCAATACAATCCATTGTATAAAGTGCTTGCTTAGGAGTTTGACAAAAGTGCATTCAAATCCAACTTTTGTCTTTGTATAGCTAAGTGAGAGTACCACATAATCTTTTAGAATATTAgttactttatttctaaaatggggataatacaaTGGGGTTCACATTTTGTGAACATCAAATGGGATTTAGAGTTTAAATTCAGTTCCTATGATATTTGCTGTGACCTTTCCAGGCTACTTTACTTACCCCACATACATAGCTcctcctccttttaaaaaaacacacactccACCCCACACAAAGTTTCCCCCACCCCAACTTCAACCCCTGccaaaaacagcaaaaaactGGTGCAAACAGCAGCCATTGTTAATGAAAAAAGGGAGAGGACCGTGGGACTTTTCCAAgggtaataaatttaaaaactgtaatcTGTTGGGAGTAATATCAGAGAAAACAAGCAAGAATTCTATTAGTGACTCTTCTGCATTTCTGTTCATTAATTTAGCAAAATGTGTGACCTCTTTTTGTGTTAGGCTGATAATCATTCCCAAACCCATTGATACTAAACACCTTCCCATTtcaagtcttgctctgtgtcctATTGCTTCAAttctcttttctgctcttctccagAGCCACAGTCACTCTTGATCCCCATTTCTCAACAGCTCTATTTTATGGCATAAATATGTAGGACAACTAggggatggtttttttttttttttaaggaatgatCATGAGGTTGCAGAGCCAGAAAACTACTGCCCATACTATCCATTTCCTCTTCCCACTTAGATTTCAGCTTTAGATTcctgaaagaaaggcagaataGAAAGGCAGGATTATTCCTTCTGAGAGAGGGAAATGGACACAGATAACCCAGAAAAGGCAAAGAATATATAACAGTgtaaatgcaaataattttcttttctgttggaaTATAGTTCCTGAgaaacacatgcacaaacacaaacacacacacagtcaacACAAAACTTGTCCTTGCTCATTGCAGCTTGGTATTCACTAGGCAGTGTGAGAGTGGGACTTACAAGCAAGGCAAGGTTTATGAATCCTCCTTATCTTTTTCTTcatcctgatttaaaaaaatatctttgAGTCCAAAAATTCAAACCAACTTAAAATCTATTTGTGAAGAGTGTAGGCCAGTCTCCATCTTGCTCTCTCTTACTATATCACCACCATTTTcaatgaattgatgaaatgaacATGTTTCTAGCTATTGAGGGTAGTATTACTGTTTGGGAGGCACTTTCTTGGTCCATAGTGATAGGATACCAGTCTCCAGAGCCATGTCCTTGGGCTTAAtctttgtgtctattttttaaaaatattctggaaaactACAGGCAAGACATTATACCCTAATGTCCTCTTTTCTTGGAATCACCCACAGTGTCCTGTAGAAGATGCCTAGCCTAAAAAGCATGGTTAGAATAATTCTACTAATTAATGTAACATATTCTCCATTCCTTTGCAATAGATATTGTCATTCTTGGGTAGCTGCTTCAGACATGAAGCTGGAAATAAAAacatctaatttaattttaagaataagaataagtaaataaagtggGGATATTTTCACAGAactatgcattcattcattcttcttctAATTCCAGCAGAGTCCAGATGAAGCTCCACAAAgtaaaaatacaaggaaataaaaaggaaagtgagtatacagtatatataaagaACATCTGATTAAGCAGCTTTATCATTTGAGCATGGA
Protein-coding regions in this window:
- the OR6Y1 gene encoding olfactory receptor 6Y1; amino-acid sequence: MTTIILEVDNHTVTTRFILLGFPTRPAFQLLFFSIFLATYLLTLLENLLIILAIHSDGQLHKPMYFFLSHLSFLEMWYVTVISPKMLVDFLSHDKSISFNGCMTQLYFFVTFVCTEYILLAIMAFDRYVAICNPLRYPVIMTNQLCGTLAGGCWFCGLMTAMIKMVFIAQLHYCGMPQINHYFCDISPLLNVSCEDASQAEMVDFFLALMVIAIPLCVVVASYAAILATILRIPSAQGRQKAFSTCASHLTVVILFYSMTLFTYARPKLMYAYNSNKVVSVLYTVIVPLLNPIIYCLRNHEVKAALRKTIHCRGSGPQGNGAFSS